One Setaria viridis chromosome 7, Setaria_viridis_v4.0, whole genome shotgun sequence genomic region harbors:
- the LOC117865079 gene encoding peroxidase 2 — protein MASMHSLAFYTLALLFAAAAVSAQLSTDFYEETCPDALDIIESAVRAAVSKESRMGASLLRLHFHDCFVNGCDGSVLLDDAPGFTGEKTAVPNKNSLRGFEVVDDIKKQLEDACNLTVSCADILAVAARDSVVALGGPTWDVELGRRDGTTASLDDANNDLPAPTLDLGDLIKAFSKKGLSATDMIALSGGHTIGQARCLNFRGRLYNETTSLDASLASSLKPRCPSADGNGDDNTSPLDPSTSYVFDNFYYKNLLRNKGLLHSDQQLFNGGSADKQTTAYASDMAGFFDDFRDAMVKMGGIGVVTGSGGQVRANCRKAN, from the exons ATGGCTTCCATGCATTCCCTAGCTTTCTATACCCTGGCCCTGCTGTTCGCTGCGGCTGCTGTCTCGGCGCAGCTCTCCACCGATTTCTACGAGGAGACATGCCCCGACGCGCTCGACATCATCGAATCCGCCGTGAGAGCTGCCGTCTCCAAGGAGTCCCGCATGGGGGCGTCCCTGCTCCGCCTCCATTTCCACGACTGCTTTGTCAAT GGCTGCGACGGGTCAGTGCTGCTCGACGACGCCCCAGGCTTCACCGGCGAGAAGACCGCGGTGCCGAACAAGAACTCGCTCCGCGGGTTCGAAGTGGTTGACGACATCAAGAAGCAGCTTGAGGACGCCTGCAACCTGAcggtctcctgcgccgacatcctcgccgTGGCCGCCCGCGATTCCGTCGTCGCC CTTGGCGGGCCGACGTGGGACGTGGAGCTCGGCCGTCGGGACGGGACGACGGCGAGCCTTGACGACGCCAACAACGACCTCCCGGCGCCGACCTTGGACCTCGGCGACCTGATCAAGGCCTTCTCCAAGAAGGGCCTGAGCGCGACCGACATGATCGCGCTCTCGGGCGGGCACACGATCGGGCAGGCGCGGTGCCTCAACTTCCGCGGCCGCCTCTACAACGAGACCACCAGCCTGGACGCGTCGCTGGCGTCGTCGCTGAAGCCGCGGTGCCCGAGCGCGGACGGCAACGGCGATGACAACACCTCGCCGCTGGACCCGTCCACGTCCTACGTCTTCGACAACTTCTACTACAAGAACCTGCTGCGGAACAAGGGCCTGCTGCACTCGGACCAGCAGTTGTTCAACGGGGGCTCCGCGGACAAGCAGACCACCGCCTACGCGTCGGACATGGCCGGGTTCTTCGACGACTTCCGCGACGCCATGGTGAAGATGGGCGGCATCGGCGTCGTCACTGGATCCGGCGGGCaggtcagggccaactgccggAAGGCGAACTGA
- the LOC117864398 gene encoding wall-associated receptor kinase-like 8 isoform X1, which yields MKILTPSQFGKARERWEMTITVVSPRQATIGMIVVALKLKFLATVLLAGPGPITLPGCPETCGDVRVPYPFGIGQGCFHHGFNLTCDEEQHPPRLFLGDGVEVLGISLPDGTVRIRMNISWLDHAEFNGSWSVPAPAAGPLRVSSARNSFVAFGCNMVAKLIPYSALGGPTAQSSVCAAVCSETLSAASCSGVGCCRTSIAFWGDLPSYGVQVKHLVGQPDSARVLSVFVVDQDWFSRNEAEMASNYSKLYYEYENVVMADSVPAVLEWSLDILRDEALFVLSPIGPGSSDFRCLSSNGFSYTIDGNYDRRRCNCSDGYEGNPYVSDGCQDIDECQLPDLYPCHGTCINLPGTHRCSPKKSIWSLPGLITIIAISSGFGLLFSLLGVAKITKKLKQQRAKKLRQFFFKRNHGLLLQQLISSNKDIAERMKIFSVEELEQATNKFDQNRILGRGGHGTVYKGILSDQRVVAIKKSKIVVQREIDQFINEVVILSQTNHRNVVKLFGCCLETEVPLLVYEFISNGTLSYHLHEQSENPLPWKDRLRIALETAKAIAYLHSAASISVFHRDIKSANILLTDNLTAKVSDFGASRSISIDETGILTAIQGTHGYLDPEYYYTSRLTEKSDVYSFGVILAELLTKVAPVFSSHSSEVTSLASHFVSLKRDNRLWDVLDPQIIEEGGAEDAEVIANIAETCLSLKGEERPTMRQVETKLEDVQGSKVHPNSRITRTSQNAPQDKSFKGNRGSEGTRQYSLEKEFIQSSEIPR from the exons ATGAAAATCCTAACGCCATCTCAGTTTGGTAAAGCGCGCGAGAGATGGGAGATGACGATTACCGTCGTCTCACCCCGGCAGGCGACGATCGGCATGATCGTCGTAGCACTCAAGTTGAAGTTCCTGGCGACAGTGCTGCTGGCAGGACCAGGACCGATAACCCTGCCTGGCTGCCCAGAAACCTGCGGCGACGTGCGCGTGCCGTACCCGTTCGGCATCGGCCAGGGCTGCTTCCACCATGGCTTCAACCTCACCTGCGACGAGGAACAGCACCCGCCGAGGCTGTTCTTGGGCGACGGCGTGGAGGTGCTCGGCATCTCCTTGCCGGACGGCACGGTACGCATCCGGATGAACATTTCGTGGCTGGACCACGCCGAGTTCAACGGCTCGTGGTCAgtccccgcgcccgccgccgggccccTGAGGGTATCGAGCGCGCGCAACTCCTTCGTGGCGTTCGGGTGCAACATGGTGGCCAAGCTCATCCCTTACAGCGCGCTCGGCGGCCCGACCGCCCAATCCAGCGTCTGCGCCGCCGTGTGCTCGGAGACGCTCAGTGCCGCCTCGTGCTCCGGCGTCGGCTGCTGCCGCACCTCCATCGCGTTCTGGGGGGATCTCCCGTCGTACGGCGTCCAGGTTAAACACCTGGTAGGGCAACCCGATAGCGCGCGCGTGTTGTCAGTGTTCGTGGTTGATCAGGACTGGTTCAGCAGGAACGAGGCTGAGATGGCGAGCAACTACAGCAAGCTGTACTACGAATACGAGAACGTAGTCATGGCGGACAGTGTTCCCGCGGTGCTGGAGTGGTCGTTGGACATTTTACGCGACGAGGCCTTGTTTGTGCTGTCACCTATAGGGCCCGGATCTTCTGACTTCAGATGCCTGAGCTCGAATGGTTTTTCCTATACCATTGATGGTAATTACGACCGGAGACGGTGCAACTGTTCTGATGGATATGAGGGCAATCCCTACGTCAGTGATGGATGTCAAG ATATTGATGAGTGCCAACTGCCAGATCTTTACCCATGTCATGGAACCTGCATCAATTTGCCTGGGACACACCGGTGCTCACCAAAGAAAAGCATCTGGAGCCTTCCAG GTTTAATTACAATAATAGCAATCAGTTCTGGTTTTGGCCTACTATTTTCACTTCTTGGTGTTGCCAAAATCACAAAAAAACTCAAGCAACAAAGAGCCAAGAAGCTGAgacaattttttttcaagagaAATCATGGGTTGCTTCTCCAACAATTAATCTCATCAAACAAAGATATAGCTGAAAGGATGAAGATTTTCAGCGTAGAAGAACTAGAGCAAGCAACAAACAAATTTGATCAGAATCGTATCCTTGGACGTGGAGGCCATGGCACAGTCTATAAAGGCATCTTATCTGATCAACGTGTTGTTGCCATTAAAAAGTCCAAAATTGTGGTTCAAAGGGAAATTGATCAGTTCATAAATGAGGTCGTCATACTTTCACAGACTAATCACAGAAATGTGGTGAAACTCTTTGGTTGTTGCCTAGAGACAGAAGTTCCTTTACTAGTCTATGAGTTCATATCGAATGGAACCCTATCATACCATCTTCATGAACAGAGTGAAAATCCTTTGCCATGGAAAGACAGACTGAGGATTGCACTAGAAACTGCAAAGGCCATTGCGTATCTACACTCTGCCGCTTCCATATCTGTGTTCCATAGAGATATTAAATCTGCAAATATACTACTCACTGATAATTTAACTGCTAAGGTATCAGATTTTGGAGCGTCAAGATCAATCTCAATAGATGAGACAGGAATACTTACAGCCATCCAAGGAACTCACGGGTACCTTGATCCCGAATACTACTACACCAGCCGACTCACAGAGAAGAGCGATGTCTACAGCTTTGGCGTTATTTTAGCAGAACTTCTGACAAAGGTTGCACCAGTTTTCTCTTCTCATTCATCAGAGGTCACAAGTTTAGCATCACACTTCGTGTCATTGAAAAGAGATAATCGCTTATGGGATGTTCTAGATCCACAAATTATCGAAGAGGGAGGGGCTGAAGATGCCGAAGTGATTGCAAATATCGCAGAAACATGCTTAAGCTTAAAAGGTGAAGAAAGGCCTACAATGAGGCAAGTGGAGACAAAACTTGAAGATGTGCAAGGCTCAAAGGTCCATCCCAATTCTAGGATAACAAGAACAAGCCAAAACGCTCCACAAGATAAGTCGTTCAAGGGGAACAGAGGCAGTGAAGGAACTAGACAATACAGTTTGGAGAAAGAGTTCATACAATCATCTGAAATTCCAAGATGA
- the LOC117864398 gene encoding wall-associated receptor kinase 1 isoform X2, producing the protein MKILTPSQFGKARERWEMTITVVSPRQATIGMIVVALKLKFLATVLLAGPGPITLPGCPETCGDVRVPYPFGIGQGCFHHGFNLTCDEEQHPPRLFLGDGVEVLGISLPDGTVRIRMNISWLDHAEFNGSWSVPAPAAGPLRVSSARNSFVAFGCNMVAKLIPYSALGGPTAQSSVCAAVCSETLSAASCSGVGCCRTSIAFWGDLPSYGVQVKHLVGQPDSARVLSVFVVDQDWFSRNEAEMASNYSKLYYEYENVVMADSVPAVLEWSLDILRDEALFVLSPIGPGSSDFRCLSSNGFSYTIDGNYDRRRCNCSDGYEGNPYVSDGCQDLYPCHGTCINLPGTHRCSPKKSIWSLPGLITIIAISSGFGLLFSLLGVAKITKKLKQQRAKKLRQFFFKRNHGLLLQQLISSNKDIAERMKIFSVEELEQATNKFDQNRILGRGGHGTVYKGILSDQRVVAIKKSKIVVQREIDQFINEVVILSQTNHRNVVKLFGCCLETEVPLLVYEFISNGTLSYHLHEQSENPLPWKDRLRIALETAKAIAYLHSAASISVFHRDIKSANILLTDNLTAKVSDFGASRSISIDETGILTAIQGTHGYLDPEYYYTSRLTEKSDVYSFGVILAELLTKVAPVFSSHSSEVTSLASHFVSLKRDNRLWDVLDPQIIEEGGAEDAEVIANIAETCLSLKGEERPTMRQVETKLEDVQGSKVHPNSRITRTSQNAPQDKSFKGNRGSEGTRQYSLEKEFIQSSEIPR; encoded by the exons ATGAAAATCCTAACGCCATCTCAGTTTGGTAAAGCGCGCGAGAGATGGGAGATGACGATTACCGTCGTCTCACCCCGGCAGGCGACGATCGGCATGATCGTCGTAGCACTCAAGTTGAAGTTCCTGGCGACAGTGCTGCTGGCAGGACCAGGACCGATAACCCTGCCTGGCTGCCCAGAAACCTGCGGCGACGTGCGCGTGCCGTACCCGTTCGGCATCGGCCAGGGCTGCTTCCACCATGGCTTCAACCTCACCTGCGACGAGGAACAGCACCCGCCGAGGCTGTTCTTGGGCGACGGCGTGGAGGTGCTCGGCATCTCCTTGCCGGACGGCACGGTACGCATCCGGATGAACATTTCGTGGCTGGACCACGCCGAGTTCAACGGCTCGTGGTCAgtccccgcgcccgccgccgggccccTGAGGGTATCGAGCGCGCGCAACTCCTTCGTGGCGTTCGGGTGCAACATGGTGGCCAAGCTCATCCCTTACAGCGCGCTCGGCGGCCCGACCGCCCAATCCAGCGTCTGCGCCGCCGTGTGCTCGGAGACGCTCAGTGCCGCCTCGTGCTCCGGCGTCGGCTGCTGCCGCACCTCCATCGCGTTCTGGGGGGATCTCCCGTCGTACGGCGTCCAGGTTAAACACCTGGTAGGGCAACCCGATAGCGCGCGCGTGTTGTCAGTGTTCGTGGTTGATCAGGACTGGTTCAGCAGGAACGAGGCTGAGATGGCGAGCAACTACAGCAAGCTGTACTACGAATACGAGAACGTAGTCATGGCGGACAGTGTTCCCGCGGTGCTGGAGTGGTCGTTGGACATTTTACGCGACGAGGCCTTGTTTGTGCTGTCACCTATAGGGCCCGGATCTTCTGACTTCAGATGCCTGAGCTCGAATGGTTTTTCCTATACCATTGATGGTAATTACGACCGGAGACGGTGCAACTGTTCTGATGGATATGAGGGCAATCCCTACGTCAGTGATGGATGTCAAG ATCTTTACCCATGTCATGGAACCTGCATCAATTTGCCTGGGACACACCGGTGCTCACCAAAGAAAAGCATCTGGAGCCTTCCAG GTTTAATTACAATAATAGCAATCAGTTCTGGTTTTGGCCTACTATTTTCACTTCTTGGTGTTGCCAAAATCACAAAAAAACTCAAGCAACAAAGAGCCAAGAAGCTGAgacaattttttttcaagagaAATCATGGGTTGCTTCTCCAACAATTAATCTCATCAAACAAAGATATAGCTGAAAGGATGAAGATTTTCAGCGTAGAAGAACTAGAGCAAGCAACAAACAAATTTGATCAGAATCGTATCCTTGGACGTGGAGGCCATGGCACAGTCTATAAAGGCATCTTATCTGATCAACGTGTTGTTGCCATTAAAAAGTCCAAAATTGTGGTTCAAAGGGAAATTGATCAGTTCATAAATGAGGTCGTCATACTTTCACAGACTAATCACAGAAATGTGGTGAAACTCTTTGGTTGTTGCCTAGAGACAGAAGTTCCTTTACTAGTCTATGAGTTCATATCGAATGGAACCCTATCATACCATCTTCATGAACAGAGTGAAAATCCTTTGCCATGGAAAGACAGACTGAGGATTGCACTAGAAACTGCAAAGGCCATTGCGTATCTACACTCTGCCGCTTCCATATCTGTGTTCCATAGAGATATTAAATCTGCAAATATACTACTCACTGATAATTTAACTGCTAAGGTATCAGATTTTGGAGCGTCAAGATCAATCTCAATAGATGAGACAGGAATACTTACAGCCATCCAAGGAACTCACGGGTACCTTGATCCCGAATACTACTACACCAGCCGACTCACAGAGAAGAGCGATGTCTACAGCTTTGGCGTTATTTTAGCAGAACTTCTGACAAAGGTTGCACCAGTTTTCTCTTCTCATTCATCAGAGGTCACAAGTTTAGCATCACACTTCGTGTCATTGAAAAGAGATAATCGCTTATGGGATGTTCTAGATCCACAAATTATCGAAGAGGGAGGGGCTGAAGATGCCGAAGTGATTGCAAATATCGCAGAAACATGCTTAAGCTTAAAAGGTGAAGAAAGGCCTACAATGAGGCAAGTGGAGACAAAACTTGAAGATGTGCAAGGCTCAAAGGTCCATCCCAATTCTAGGATAACAAGAACAAGCCAAAACGCTCCACAAGATAAGTCGTTCAAGGGGAACAGAGGCAGTGAAGGAACTAGACAATACAGTTTGGAGAAAGAGTTCATACAATCATCTGAAATTCCAAGATGA
- the LOC117864399 gene encoding probable sulfate transporter 3.3 translates to MVGMRGAYGGGGGYSNGNEGRPLGGAAAAAAPMTTTSAEIAGMAVHKVATPPPQSTASKMKARVKETFFPDDPFRAFKGQPLGTQWLMAVKYLFPILDWVPGYSFSLFKSDLVSGLTIASLAIPQGISYAKLASLPPIIGLYSSFVPPMVYAVLGSSRDLAVGPVSIASLVMGSMLRDAVSPTAEPLLFLQLAFTSTFFAGLVQASLGILRLGFIIDFLSKATLVGFMAGAAIIVSLQQLKALLGIVHFTTEMGLVPVMASVFHHTKEWSWQTILMGVCFLAFLLTARHVSMRWPRLFWVSACAPLASVIISTLLVFLFKAQNHGISIIGQLKCGLNRPSWDKLIFDTTYLGLTMKTGLITGILSLTEGIAVGRTFASLKDYQVDGNKEMMAIGLMNVVGSCTSCYVTTGAFSRSAVNHNAGCKTAMSNVVMALTVMVTLLFLMPLFVYTPNVVLGAIIIAAVIGLIDAPAVYQIWKMDKMDFLVCVCAFAGVIFISVQEGLAIAVGLSVFRVLMQITRPKMIIQGNIKGTDIYRDLHQYKEAQRVPGMLILAIEAPINFANSNYLNERIKRWIEEESSAHNKQTELHFIILDLSAVPAIDTSGIALLIDIKKAIEKRGLELVLVNPTGEVMEKIQRANEALNQFRSNCLYLTTGEAVASLSALAKMTKP, encoded by the exons ATGGTGGGCATGAGAGGTGCctacggtggtggtggtggttacAGCAATGGCAATGAGGGCCGGCCGcttggaggagcggcggcggcggcggctccaatgacgacgacgtcggcggAGATTGCGGGGATGGCGGTGCACAAggtggcgacgccgccgccgcagagcaCGGCGAGCAAGATGAAGGCGAGGGTGAAGGAGACCTTCTTCCCCGACGACCCGTTCCGGGCGTTCAAGGGGCAGCCGCTGGGGACGCAGTGGCTCATGGCGGTCAAGTACCTGTTCCCCATCCTCGACTGGGTGCCCGGCTACTCCTTCTCGCTCTTCAAGTCCGACCTCGTCTCCGGCCTCACCATTGCCAGCCTCGCCATCCCTCAG ggCATCAGCTACGCGAAGCTGGCAAGCTTGCCTCCCATAATCGGCCTGT ATTCGAGCTTCGTGCCGCCGATGGTGTACGCGGTGCTGGGGAGCTCGCGGGACCTGGCGGTGGGCCCGGTATCGATCGCGTCGCTGGTGATGGGGTCCATGCTTCGCGACGCCGTGAGCCCCACCGCCGAGCCCCTGCTGTTCCTGCAGCTGGCCTTCACCTCCACCTTCTTCGCCGGCCTCGTGCAGGCCTCCCTCGGCATCCTGAG GCTAGGGTTCATCATCGACTTCCTGTCGAAGGCGACGCTGGTGGGTTTCATGGCCGGCGCGGCCATCATCGTGTCCCTGCAGCAGCTCAAGGCGCTGCTGGGTATCGTCCACTTCACCACCGAGATGGGCCTCGTCCCCGTCATGGCCTCCGTCTTCCACCACACCAAGGAG TGGTCGTGGCAGACGATTCTCATGGGCGTCTGCTTCCTGGCGTTCCTGCTGACGGCGAGGCATGTG AGCATGAGATGGCCAAGACTTTTCTGGGTTTCAGCATGCGCGCCCCTTGCATCTGTCATCATCTCCACCCTGCTTGTTTTCCTCTTCAAAGCTCAGAATCATGGCATCAGCATT ATTGGGCAGCTCAAGTGTGGTCTGAACCGCCCCTCATGGGACAAACTGATCTTCGACACCACATATTTAGGCCTCACCATGAAGACTGGACTTATCACCGGGATCCTCTCCCTTACG GAAGGAATTGCCGTTGGTAGAACATTTGCTTCACTGAAGGACTACCAAGTAGATGGAAACAAAGAGATGATGGCTATAGGGTTGATGAACGTTGTGGGATCATGTACATCCTGCTATGTAACAACAG GAGCATTCTCCCGCTCTGCTGTAAACCACAATGCCGGCTGCAAGACTGCCATGTCGAATGTGGTCATGGCACTGACTGTGATGGTCACACTGCTATTCCTGATGCCACTGTTCGTGTACACACCGAATGTTGTCCTTGGAGCAATCATCATCGCTGCGGTTATCGGCCTGATTGATGCCCCTGCTGTATACCAAATCTGGAAGATGGACAAGATGGATTTTCTCGTTTGTGTTTGTGCATTTGCTGGCGTTATCTTCATCTCAGTCCAAGAAGGCCTTGCAATAGCG GTTGGCCTATCGGTATTTAGGGTATTGATGCAAATCACGAGACCAAAGATGATAATTCAAGGGAACATTAAGGGAACTGATATTTACCGGGATCTACATCAGTACAAGGAGGCTCAAAGAGTTCCTGGAATGTTAATCTTGGCAATTGAAGCACCAATAAACTTCGCTAACTCCAACTACCTGAATGAAAG GATTAAAAGATGGATAGAGGAAGAAAGTTCCGCACATAATAAACAAACTGAACTCCATTTCATAATCTTGGATCTGTCAG cTGTTCCTGCAATTGATACAAGTGGCATAGCACTCCTCATTGACATAAAGAAAGCAATAGAGAAACGTGGTCTTGAG CTTGTACTTGTCAATCCTACCGGAGAGGTCATGGAGAAGATACAGCGAGCAAACGAGGCTCTAAATCAGTTCAGGTCGAATTGCCTGTATTTGACCACTGGGGAAGCAGTTGCTTCACTTTCTGCACTTGCCAAGATGACAAAGCCCTAG
- the LOC117864875 gene encoding uncharacterized protein, which yields MTVDRTDALDCGICFLPLKPPIFQVHVVSSLNQILRRGARGVLAVPGQAGGGRPVPRVPGPDQVPAVPRHGEDIWWTPSASRARTPSTAAPTGRRSTTGSTTPASARARGAAAAPGWPCTAEPTPDRSFDVHLRDGFNLITAARGEAQHLILLNVARTPFGRAVSAVRGFLREHFQTSRVEVASMDGSDALPDRSASFQFFFPKCAGGSDEDDLRVDVVINISPS from the exons ATGACGGTGGATCGCACCGACGCACTCGACTGCGGCATCTGCTTCCTCCCGTTGAAGCCCCCCATCTTCCAGGTACACGTCGTCTCGTCTCTGAATCAGATCC TGCGACGTGGGGCACGTGGTGTGCTCGCCGTGCCGGGACAagctggcggcgggcggccagtGCCACGTGTGCCGGGACCCGACCAGGTTCCAGCGGTGCCACGCCATGGAGAAGATATATGGTGGACGCCGTCCGCGTCCCGTGCGCGCACGCCGAGCACGGCTGCGCCGACCGGCCGGCGTAGCACGACCGGTAGCACCACGCCCGCgagtgcgcgcgcgcggggtgccgccgccgcgcccggctGGCCGTGCACCGCGGAGCCCACCCCCGATCGCTCCTTCGACGTCCACCTCCGCGACGGCTTCAACCTCAtcaccgccgcccgcggcgaagCCCAGCACCTGATCCTGCTGAACGTGGCGAGGACGCCGTTCGGCCGCGCCGTCTCTGCGGTCCGG GGCTTCCTGCGCGAGCACTTCCAGACGTCTCGGGTCGAGGTCGCGTCCATGGATGGCTCGGATGCGCTGCCGGATCGCAGCGCCTCCTTCCAGTTCTTCTTCCCAAAGTGTGCTGGTGGATCCGACGAGGATGATCTTCGCGTCGATGTTGTTATTAACATCAGCCCATCATAA
- the LOC117865954 gene encoding villin-1 — protein sequence MKGVDDAFLGVGDKPGLDIWCIVGSGLVPVAKPQHGKFYSRNCYIILNTTELKTGVRIHDVHYWVGEEAKEEDYLMASDKAVELDAALGSHAVQYRETQGEESDKFLSYFKPCIIPVHSQSPPHMVGSGHKSSRTTMFRCEGEHVARVKEVPFSRSSLDHKGVFIVDTASKIFIFSGCNSSVQTRAKALDVVKHLKENRHSGRCEIAAIEDGKLVGDSDAGEFWNLFGGYAPIPRDLSEAVSEESMNMPSKIFFWINKRILVPMEAHLLDREILNSDRSYILDCGTEIFLWMGMTTLVSERKTSVTALEDYVHSQGRSSRTVIMTEGHETVEFKLHFQHWPKIVGMKLYNAGREKVAAIFKHQGYDVTEIPEDKPQQLISCDGSLKVWLVDHGCTTLLSTEEQEQLYTGDSYIIQYSYVEDGKDYHLFFAWSGKNSVKEDSMATASLVSNLADSVKGHPVVAQVFEGREPELFFSIFKSLIIFKGGRSAAYRNHVLQKSDRNGSHQRDGVALFRVQGLKHDCMQAIQVDLVASSLNSSHCYILQDGGSYFTWLGSLSLPSDHNILDRMMNKLCPLKQSLLVREGSEPDDFWKALGGRSEYSKEKHVKGWPADPHLYACRFEQGIFKVKEIFSFCQDDLATEETLILDCNDEIYVWVGLHSDVTSKEQALDIAKMFLQDGILQNRRSIETTVYIVTEGDEPAFFTNFFNWDSSKQSSMAGNSFERKLALLKGLSPKLETPDRSMRRPSTRRPGVSSEPTTPEQQQQQPSVARRAFGSASTWRLARERSPATGLPPSPTLSQSPRSRSSSSTSTPTAVARRLFPASLHASETVHALSNGNGTARRR from the exons ATGAAGGGCGTCGACGATGCGTTCCTAGGCGTCGGCGACAAGCC TGGCCTGGACATTTGGTGCATTGTGGGGAGCGGTCTGGTCCCGGTTGCGAAACCCCAGCACGGCAAATTCTACTCCAGGAATTGCTACATCATTCTGAAT ACAACTGAACTGAAAACCGGGGTTCGCATCCACGACGTGCATTACTGGGTTGGGGAGGAGGCCAAAGAG GAAGATTATCTGATGGCCTCAGACAAGGCTGTTGAGTTGGATGCGGCACTGGGCTCCCACGCTGTCCAGTACAGGGAAACACAGGGTGAAGAATCTGACAAGTTCTTGTCATACTTCAAACCGTGCATTATTCCGGTACACTCCCAGTCCCCTCCGCACATGGTAGGATCTGGGCACAAATCCAGCCGGACAACAATGTTTAGGTGCGAAGGAGAGCATGTTGCTCGTGTCAAAGAA GTGCCATTTTCACGGTCCTCTCTCGATCACAAAGGGGTGTTTATAGTGGACACGGCATCAAAGATCTTTATTTTCAGTGGCTGTAATTCCAGCGTGCAGACAAGGGCTAAAGCATTGGATGTTGTTAAACACCTGAAGGAAAACCGACACTCTGGCAGATGTGAAATTGCAGCGATAG AGGATGGGAAGCTTGTTGGTGACTCTGATGCTGGCGAATTCTGGAACCTGTTTGGAGGTTATGCCCCTATTCCTCGTGATTTATCAGAAGCAGTCAGTGAGGAGTCAATGAATATGCCATCAAAGATCTTTTTTTG GATTAACAAGAGAATCCTTGTTCCCATGGAGGCACATTTGTTAGATAGAGAAATTCTGAACTCAGACAGAAGTTACATACTGGACTGCGGCACCGAAATATTCCTATGGATGGGAATGACAACGCTGGTTTCAGAGAGGAAGACATCTGTTACTGCCTTAGAA GATTATGTGCATTCCCAAGGCAGGTCCTCTCGTACAGTTATAATGACAGAAGGTCACGAAACTGTCGAATTTAAGCTTCATTTTCAGCATTGGCCTAAGATTGTTGGGATGAAGTTATATAATGCTGGGCGAGAGAAAGTGGCAG CTATTTTCAAGCATCAGGGTTACGATGTCACAGAAATTCCAGAGGATAAACCCCAGCAGCTCATCAGTTGTGATGGCAGTCTGAAG GTTTGGCTGGTGGACCATGGTTGTACAACCCTCCTTAGCACTGAGGAGCAGGAGCAATTGTACACAGGAGACAGTTATATCATCCAGTATAGCTATGTTGAAGATGGAAAAGACTATCATCTGTTCTTTGCTTGGTCTGGTAAGAACAGTGTAAAG GAAGATAGCATGGCCACAGCATCATTGGTGTCTAATCTGGCTGATTCAGTAAAAGGGCATCCAGTTGTG GCACAAGTGTTTGAGGGAAGAGAGCCTGAATTATTTTTCTCAATCTTCAAGTCACTGATCATATTCAAG GGGGGCAGGAGTGCTGCATATAGGAATCATGTCCTACAGAAAAGTGATAGAAATGGATCTCATCAGAGGGACGGGGTCGCTCTATTCCGTGTTCAAGGGCTCAAACATGATTGTATGCAAGCCATTCAAGTTGATTTG GTTGCGAGTTCACTTAATTCTTCACATTGTTATATTTTGCAAGACGGAGGTTCTTACTTTACCTGGTTAGGAAGCCTCTCTTTGCCAAGCGACCATAATATACTTGACAGGATGATGAACAAGTTGTGT CCATTGAAACAGTCCCTGCTAGTCAGAGAAGGCTCTGAACCGGATGACTTCTGGAAAGCGTTAGGAGGACGATCAGAATACTCCAAAGAAAAGCATGTCAAGGGTTGGCCTGCAGATCCACATCTGTATGCTTGTAGATTTGAACAAG GTATCTTCAAGGTCAAGGAGATATTCAGCTTCTGTCAGGATGACCTGGCAACTGAAGAGACATTGATACTGGACTGCAACGATGAAATCTATGTCTGGGTTGGACTACACTCAGATGTTACATCCAAGGAGCAAGCACTGGATATTGCGAAG ATGTTCCTTCAGGATGGTATTCTTCAGAACAGAAGATCGATCGAAACAACAGTGTATATTGTCACAGAAGGGGATGAGCCAGCATTTTTCACCAACTTCTTCAACTGGGACAGTTCAAAGCAATCATCT ATGGCAGGCAACTCATTCGAGAGGAAGCTGGCCCTCCTGAAAGGGCTGTCACCAAAACTAGAG ACGCCGGACAGAAGCATGCGGAGGCCGTCGACAAGGAGGCCCGGGGTATCGTCGGAGCCGACCAcaccggagcagcagcagcagcaaccgtCGGTGGCGAGGAGGGCATTCGGCTCCGCCTCCACCTGGAGGTTGGCAAGGGAGCGCTCACCGGCTACCGGACTGCCACCATCGCCAACACTGTCCCAGTCCCCAAGAAGCCGCTCCTCGTCCTCGACATCGACGCCTACGGCGGTGGCACGGCGGCTCTTCCCCGCCTCCCTGCACGCGTCGGAGACCGTGCACGCGCTCTCCAACGGCAACGGCACAGCTCGCCGACGGTGA